In a genomic window of Streptococcus oralis subsp. tigurinus:
- the rimP gene encoding ribosome maturation factor RimP — translation MDAIATIVELVREVVEPVIQAPFELVDIEYGKIGSDMILSIFVDKPEGITLNDTADLTEIISPVLDTIKPDPFPEQYFLEITSPGLERPLKTKDAVAGAVGKYIHVGLYQAIDKQKVFEGTLLSFEEDELTVEYMDKTRKKTVQIPYSLVSKARLAVKL, via the coding sequence GTGGACGCAATCGCAACAATCGTAGAATTAGTCAGAGAAGTTGTAGAACCTGTCATCCAAGCACCTTTCGAGCTCGTGGATATCGAGTATGGAAAGATTGGCAGTGACATGATTCTCAGTATTTTTGTAGATAAACCCGAAGGAATTACCTTGAACGACACGGCAGACTTGACAGAAATCATCAGTCCTGTTCTAGACACCATCAAGCCCGATCCCTTCCCAGAACAATATTTCCTAGAAATCACCAGTCCAGGCTTGGAACGTCCTTTGAAAACCAAGGATGCCGTTGCTGGAGCAGTTGGAAAATACATCCATGTCGGGCTCTATCAAGCTATCGATAAGCAAAAAGTCTTTGAAGGAACCTTGCTGTCCTTTGAAGAGGATGAGTTGACTGTGGAGTATATGGACAAGACGCGTAAGAAAACCGTCCAAATTCCATACAGTTTAGTATCAAAAGCACGTTTAGCAGTAAAATTATAG
- the trmB gene encoding tRNA (guanosine(46)-N7)-methyltransferase TrmB produces MRVRNRKGATELLEANPQYVALNPLEAKGKWRDLFGNDHPIHVEVGSGKGAFVSGMAKQNPDINYIGIDIQKSVLSYALDKVLEVGVPNIKLLWVDGSDLTDYFEDGEIDRLYLNFSDPWPKKRHEKRRLTYKSFLDTFKRILPENGEIHFKTDNRGLFEYSLVSFSQYGMKLNGVWLDLHASDFEGNVMTEYEQKFSSKGQVIYRVEAEF; encoded by the coding sequence ATGAGAGTTAGAAATCGTAAAGGGGCGACAGAATTACTAGAGGCTAATCCCCAGTATGTGGCCCTCAATCCCTTGGAAGCCAAAGGGAAATGGCGAGACTTGTTTGGAAATGATCATCCTATTCATGTAGAAGTTGGAAGTGGAAAAGGAGCCTTCGTATCAGGAATGGCCAAGCAAAATCCTGACATCAACTACATCGGGATTGATATTCAAAAGTCGGTATTGAGTTATGCCTTGGACAAGGTGCTTGAAGTTGGAGTGCCCAATATCAAGTTATTGTGGGTAGATGGTTCAGATTTGACTGATTATTTCGAAGACGGTGAGATTGATCGTCTCTACCTAAACTTTTCAGATCCCTGGCCTAAAAAACGCCATGAAAAACGTCGTTTGACTTACAAGAGTTTCTTGGATACCTTCAAGCGCATCTTGCCTGAGAATGGGGAAATCCATTTCAAGACAGACAATCGTGGCTTGTTTGAGTACAGCTTGGTAAGCTTTTCTCAGTATGGGATGAAACTCAATGGTGTTTGGCTAGACTTGCATGCCAGTGATTTTGAAGGCAATGTCATGACAGAATATGAGCAAAAATTCTCCAGCAAAGGTCAAGTGATCTATCGAGTTGAAGCAGAATTTTAA
- the ccrZ gene encoding cell cycle regulator CcrZ gives MDLGDNELTLTPIPGKSGKAYMGSYPDGKRVFVKMNTSPILPGLAREQIAPQLLWTRRLPDGSDMCAQEWLTGKILTPYDMNRKQIINILNRLHRSRPLMKQLSRLGYTMETPVDLLRSWQHGVPEILKQNHYLNSVIAELGKTAPGFREDHATIVHGDLRHSNWIETESGLVYLVDWDSVRLTDRMFDVAHLLCHYIPDHQWRQWLRDYGYKYNQTVLDKLYWYGQYSYLNQIAKYCENQDLDNVNREIYALRVFRDKYGKKR, from the coding sequence ATGGACTTGGGTGATAATGAGCTAACGCTGACCCCTATCCCTGGGAAGAGCGGCAAAGCTTATATGGGAAGCTACCCTGATGGGAAGCGCGTCTTTGTAAAAATGAACACCTCTCCAATCCTACCTGGCCTGGCCAGAGAACAAATCGCTCCTCAATTACTATGGACTCGTCGTTTGCCAGATGGCAGTGATATGTGTGCTCAGGAATGGCTGACGGGCAAAATCTTGACCCCTTACGACATGAATCGCAAGCAGATTATCAATATCTTGAACCGTCTCCACCGCTCGCGTCCTTTGATGAAGCAGTTGAGCCGTTTGGGATATACCATGGAAACACCAGTTGATTTATTGCGTTCTTGGCAACATGGAGTTCCAGAAATCTTGAAACAGAATCACTATTTGAACAGTGTGATTGCTGAGCTAGGTAAGACGGCTCCAGGTTTTAGAGAAGACCATGCAACGATTGTGCATGGAGATCTTCGTCATAGTAATTGGATTGAGACAGAGAGTGGACTCGTTTATCTAGTGGATTGGGATTCGGTTCGTCTGACGGATCGTATGTTTGATGTGGCGCATTTGCTATGCCACTACATTCCAGATCATCAGTGGCGTCAATGGTTGAGAGACTACGGCTATAAGTACAATCAGACAGTGTTAGATAAATTGTATTGGTATGGTCAGTATTCTTATTTGAACCAGATTGCCAAATACTGTGAAAATCAAGATTTAGATAATGTAAACCGGGAGATTTACGCCTTGCGCGTCTTCCGTGACAAGTATGGAAAGAAGAGATGA
- a CDS encoding ABC transporter permease: MKDLFLKRKQAFRKECVGYLRYVLNDHFVLFLLVLIGFLSYQYSQLLQDFPENHWPILLFLGIVSALLLAWGGIATYMEASDKLFLLVSEEEVKSHLKGQTTRSLVFWLFVQTLFLLLFAPLFLAMGYGLPIFLSYVLLLGAGKYLLFRQKASKFFTETGLDWDYVISQESKRKQILLRFFALFTQVKGVSNSVKRRAYLDFILKTVQKVPGKIWQNLYLRSYLRNGDLFALSLRLLFLSLLAVIFIEQAWIATAVVVLFNYLLLFQLLALYHAFDYQYLTQLFPLEKGEKEKGLKQIVVGVGSAVLLLELLVGAVVFQGKIALLALVGASLFLQLFYLPYQLKRLVDE, encoded by the coding sequence ATGAAAGACTTGTTTTTAAAGCGAAAGCAGGCTTTTCGTAAGGAGTGTGTAGGTTATCTGCGTTATGTTCTCAATGACCACTTTGTCTTGTTCCTACTAGTTCTCATCGGTTTTCTATCTTACCAGTACAGTCAACTCTTGCAAGATTTTCCTGAAAATCACTGGCCCATCCTCTTGTTTTTGGGGATTGTATCTGCCTTGCTTTTGGCTTGGGGAGGGATTGCCACTTATATGGAGGCATCTGACAAGCTCTTTCTCTTAGTCAGTGAAGAAGAGGTCAAGTCCCACCTTAAAGGGCAGACGACGCGCTCACTGGTCTTTTGGCTCTTTGTCCAAACCCTTTTCTTGCTTTTATTTGCGCCCTTATTTTTAGCCATGGGCTATGGCTTGCCTATCTTTCTTTCCTACGTGCTTTTATTGGGAGCTGGGAAATATCTCCTCTTTCGCCAAAAAGCCAGTAAATTTTTTACAGAGACTGGGCTTGACTGGGACTATGTGATCTCTCAAGAAAGCAAACGCAAGCAAATTTTGCTTCGTTTCTTTGCTCTCTTTACTCAGGTCAAGGGCGTTTCAAATAGTGTCAAACGTCGCGCTTATCTAGATTTCATCCTAAAGACTGTTCAAAAGGTGCCTGGGAAGATTTGGCAAAATCTCTATCTCCGCTCTTATCTGCGAAATGGAGACCTCTTTGCCCTCAGTCTCCGCCTCCTCTTCCTATCCTTGTTAGCTGTGATCTTTATTGAGCAAGCTTGGATCGCGACAGCAGTAGTAGTTTTATTTAACTATCTCCTGCTCTTTCAGTTACTGGCCCTCTATCATGCCTTTGACTACCAGTACTTGACTCAGCTCTTTCCACTAGAAAAAGGGGAGAAAGAGAAGGGATTGAAACAGATTGTAGTCGGTGTGGGAAGTGCAGTTCTTTTGTTAGAATTGCTGGTCGGAGCAGTGGTTTTTCAAGGGAAAATAGCCTTGTTGGCTCTTGTAGGGGCTAGTCTCTTCCTACAATTGTTTTATTTACCTTACCAACTAAAAAGATTGGTTGACGAATAG
- a CDS encoding ABC transporter ATP-binding protein has protein sequence MLEIKNLTGGYVHVPVLKDVSFTVESGQLVGLIGLNGAGKSTTINEIIGLLTPYSGEIKINGLTLREDATSYRKQIGYIPETPSLYEELTLREHIETVAMAYGIEQKVAFDRVEPLLKMFRLDQKLDWFPVHFSKGMKQKVMIICAFVVDPSLFIVDEPFLGLDPLAISDLIQLLEVEKQKGKSILMSTHVLDSAEKMCDAFVILHKGEVRAQGNLQQLREAFDMPEASLNDIYLALTKEEEL, from the coding sequence ATGTTAGAAATTAAAAACCTGACAGGAGGCTATGTTCATGTTCCTGTCTTGAAAGATGTGTCCTTTACCGTTGAAAGTGGGCAGTTGGTTGGTTTGATTGGTCTCAACGGTGCTGGGAAATCAACGACAATTAATGAGATCATTGGTCTGTTGACACCTTACAGTGGGGAAATCAAGATTAACGGTCTCACCTTGCGAGAAGATGCGACCAGCTATCGCAAGCAGATTGGCTATATCCCAGAAACGCCTAGCTTGTATGAAGAACTGACCCTCAGAGAGCATATCGAGACGGTTGCCATGGCCTATGGTATTGAGCAAAAAGTGGCCTTTGATCGAGTAGAACCTTTGTTGAAAATGTTCCGTCTGGATCAAAAATTAGACTGGTTTCCAGTGCATTTCTCCAAAGGGATGAAGCAGAAGGTCATGATTATCTGTGCCTTTGTCGTGGATCCGAGTCTTTTCATCGTTGACGAGCCTTTTCTTGGCCTCGATCCGCTGGCTATTTCTGACTTGATTCAGCTTTTGGAAGTAGAAAAGCAAAAAGGCAAGTCTATCCTCATGAGTACCCACGTGCTGGACTCGGCTGAGAAGATGTGTGACGCCTTTGTTATTCTCCACAAGGGGGAGGTGAGGGCTCAGGGGAACCTCCAGCAACTGCGCGAAGCCTTTGACATGCCTGAAGCGAGTTTGAATGATATTTACTTGGCTCTGACCAAAGAGGAGGAGCTATGA
- a CDS encoding HIT family protein, protein MSDCIFCKIIAGEIPASKVYEDEQVLAFLDISQVTPGHTLVVPKEHYRNLLEMDATSASQLFAQVPTVAQKVMKATKAAGMNIIANCEEIAGQTVFHTHVHLVPRYSAEDDLKIDFIAHEPDFDKLAQVAETIRNA, encoded by the coding sequence ATGTCAGATTGTATTTTTTGTAAGATCATCGCAGGGGAGATTCCTGCTTCAAAAGTATACGAGGATGAGCAGGTTCTTGCCTTTCTTGATATCTCTCAAGTAACACCTGGACACACCTTGGTCGTACCAAAAGAGCACTACCGCAATCTTTTGGAGATGGATGCTACCAGCGCCAGCCAACTCTTTGCCCAAGTACCAACAGTGGCTCAAAAAGTCATGAAGGCTACCAAGGCTGCCGGCATGAATATCATTGCCAACTGCGAGGAAATTGCTGGTCAAACGGTCTTTCATACTCACGTGCACCTCGTACCTCGCTACAGTGCAGAAGACGACCTCAAGATTGACTTTATCGCCCACGAACCTGACTTTGACAAACTTGCCCAAGTCGCTGAAACTATTAGAAATGCCTAA